In Stenotrophomonas sp. 169, one DNA window encodes the following:
- a CDS encoding class 1 fructose-bisphosphatase — MSRTSLTRYLIQEQHAGRINADLRQLIAVVARACTNISIAVSKGALGGVLGEAGTGNVQGEAQKKLDVISNEILLEANAWGGHLAACASEEMDHSQPVPDIHPRGDFLLLFDPLDGSSNIDVNVSVGTIFSVLRCPKGVELPGDDSFLQPGTAQIAAGYCIYGPSTQMVLTVGHGTHAFTLDRESGEFLLTTQDMQIPAATQEFAINMSNQRHWEAPMQAYVTDLLQGKEGARGKDFNMRWIASMVADVHRILTRGGIFIYPWDKKDASKAGKLRLMYEANPMGLLVEQAGGAASTGRARILDIQPDQLHQRVPVFLGSRDEVDAAVKYHQQHDAQNA, encoded by the coding sequence ATGTCCCGTACGTCGTTGACCCGGTATCTCATCCAGGAACAGCATGCCGGCCGCATCAATGCCGACCTGCGCCAGCTGATCGCCGTGGTGGCCCGCGCCTGCACCAACATCTCCATCGCGGTCAGCAAGGGTGCCCTGGGCGGCGTGCTGGGCGAGGCCGGGACCGGCAACGTGCAGGGCGAAGCGCAGAAGAAGCTGGACGTCATCAGCAACGAGATCCTGCTGGAAGCCAACGCGTGGGGTGGCCACCTCGCCGCCTGTGCATCGGAAGAAATGGACCATTCGCAGCCCGTGCCGGACATCCATCCGCGCGGCGACTTCCTGCTGTTGTTCGATCCCCTCGATGGCAGCTCCAACATCGACGTGAATGTGTCGGTGGGCACCATCTTCTCCGTGCTGCGCTGCCCGAAGGGCGTGGAACTGCCGGGCGACGACAGCTTCCTGCAGCCGGGTACCGCGCAGATCGCGGCGGGCTACTGCATCTACGGGCCAAGCACGCAGATGGTGCTCACCGTTGGCCACGGCACGCATGCGTTCACCCTGGACCGTGAGAGCGGCGAGTTCCTGCTGACCACCCAGGACATGCAGATCCCGGCGGCCACGCAGGAGTTCGCGATCAACATGTCCAACCAGCGCCATTGGGAAGCCCCGATGCAGGCCTACGTGACCGATCTGCTGCAGGGCAAGGAAGGCGCGCGCGGCAAGGATTTCAACATGCGCTGGATCGCCAGCATGGTCGCCGACGTGCATCGCATCCTGACCCGCGGCGGCATTTTCATCTATCCGTGGGACAAGAAAGATGCGTCCAAGGCCGGCAAGCTGCGCCTGATGTACGAGGCCAATCCGATGGGTCTGTTGGTGGAACAGGCAGGCGGTGCCGCCTCGACCGGGCGCGCGCGCATCCTGGACATCCAGCCGGACCAGCTGCACCAGCGCGTGCCGGTGTTCCTTGGCTCGCGCGATGAAGTCGACGCCGCGGTGAAGTACCACCAGCAGCACGACGCGCAAAACGCTTGA
- a CDS encoding amino acid aminotransferase has protein sequence MSFFANVELVPGDPILGLTEAYNADSRPTKVNLGVGIYYDESGRIPLLRAVKQIEQQLANEAKPRGYLPIDGLPAYTQATRELVFGKESPLLAAGRVATTQTVGGSGALRVGADLLHKLLPHATIAISNPSWENHRAVFGAAGFEVVEYAYFDAQTHGVDFPAMLADLQKLQPGTVVLLHACCHNPTGADLTVAQWTQVAEVLKEQQLFPFIDMAYQGFDKGIEQDGAAVRIIAEAGIDSFIVANSYSKSFSLYGERVGALSIVAPDATAAKAVQSQIKRIIRTIYSSPSNHGAALVAGVLNSPELRALWEAELSEMRERIHALRHGLVDRLVALGAPEFAFINDQAGMFSYSGLSRVQVEKLRDEYGIYAVGTGRICVAALSQSNLDYVAQAVANVAKA, from the coding sequence GTGTCCTTCTTTGCAAACGTGGAACTGGTCCCGGGCGACCCGATCCTGGGCCTGACCGAGGCGTACAACGCCGACAGCCGTCCGACCAAGGTCAACCTGGGTGTGGGCATCTACTACGACGAGAGTGGCCGCATTCCGCTGCTGCGCGCCGTCAAGCAGATCGAGCAGCAACTCGCCAACGAAGCCAAACCGCGCGGCTACCTGCCCATTGATGGACTGCCGGCGTACACCCAGGCCACCCGTGAGCTGGTGTTCGGCAAGGAGTCGCCCCTGCTGGCCGCCGGCCGCGTCGCCACCACCCAGACCGTGGGCGGCAGCGGTGCGCTGCGCGTGGGCGCCGACCTGCTGCACAAGCTGCTGCCGCACGCCACCATCGCCATCAGCAACCCCAGTTGGGAAAACCACCGCGCCGTGTTCGGCGCTGCGGGCTTCGAGGTTGTGGAATACGCGTACTTCGACGCACAGACCCACGGCGTGGATTTCCCCGCGATGCTGGCCGACCTGCAGAAGCTGCAGCCGGGCACCGTGGTGCTGCTGCATGCGTGCTGCCACAACCCGACCGGTGCCGACCTGACCGTCGCGCAGTGGACGCAGGTAGCCGAGGTACTGAAGGAACAGCAGCTGTTCCCCTTCATCGACATGGCCTACCAGGGCTTCGACAAGGGCATCGAGCAGGACGGCGCGGCCGTGCGGATCATCGCCGAAGCCGGCATCGACAGCTTCATCGTGGCCAACTCGTACTCCAAGTCGTTCTCGCTGTATGGCGAGCGCGTGGGTGCGCTGTCGATCGTGGCCCCGGATGCTACCGCCGCCAAGGCCGTGCAGTCGCAGATCAAGCGCATCATCCGCACCATCTATTCCAGCCCGTCCAACCACGGTGCGGCCCTGGTGGCCGGCGTGTTGAACAGCCCGGAGCTGCGCGCGCTGTGGGAAGCGGAACTGAGTGAGATGCGCGAGCGTATCCATGCCCTGCGCCACGGGCTGGTGGATCGTCTGGTCGCCCTGGGCGCACCGGAGTTTGCCTTCATCAACGACCAGGCCGGCATGTTCTCGTACTCCGGCCTGAGCCGCGTGCAGGTGGAAAAGCTGCGCGATGAGTACGGCATCTACGCCGTCGGTACCGGCCGCATCTGCGTGGCCGCACTGAGCCAGAGCAACCTGGACTACGTCGCCCAGGCCGTGGCCAACGTCGCCAAGGCCTGA
- a CDS encoding TonB-dependent receptor, which translates to MNLLPARCRLSAACSLLLPSLALAQTPQQAPTRSLPAVEVEAARVTGVDAFALPSSSTTVWIDDDRSGPQAQLSEALGGVPGVLARDRQNLAQDTQLSIRGFGARSTFGVRGVRVLVDGVPATMPDGQGQLSHASLLGAERIEVLRGPFSALYGNSSGGVLQVHTARGREGDPWRLRMNYGADNTLSVGAHLRGVQGPVDYNIAANHFRTDGWRDHSRARRESLNARLGMAVGEDRLELLVNHLDAPDAQDPLGLTRAQVAEDPRQATSVAHLYNTRKSVRQSQAGLVYSGERDDHRFRLTGYAGQREVTQFLAIPPGPQANPLHAGGVIDLDGDFGGLDARWGWNGTLAGRALDITAGANVDRQRQHRTGYENFVGNQLGVRGALRRDQRDTVTNVDQFVQAWWQWTERWSVLAGARHSSVRFRSDDHYIVGRNPDDSGSRRYQATTPVAGVSFEVNPQWRLHAAMGRGFETPTFNELGYRNDGLAGLALGLSAARSRNLEIGSKWHAQNGQQLEVSVFRADTDDELAVASNTNGRSTYRNIGSTRRQGAELSWRQPLAQDLELQVAWTWLQAQVRSSYLTCAGSGCAVPDTPVEAGSRLPGVPRQQAFARLQWQPAAWQWAAEVTGSSDTVVNDLATERAPGYAVVNLEAGRRWTLPGGDLRVFARVDNLLDQRYIGSVIVNDGNGRFYEPGPDRRGSLGLQWSWR; encoded by the coding sequence ATGAATCTGCTTCCGGCGCGTTGCCGCCTGTCCGCCGCCTGCAGCCTGCTGCTGCCCTCTCTCGCACTGGCCCAGACCCCGCAGCAAGCGCCGACGCGCAGCCTGCCGGCGGTGGAAGTGGAGGCCGCCCGGGTGACCGGTGTTGACGCATTCGCCTTGCCGTCCAGCTCCACCACCGTGTGGATCGACGATGACCGCAGTGGTCCGCAGGCCCAGCTGTCCGAAGCGTTGGGCGGTGTCCCCGGGGTGCTGGCGCGGGACCGGCAGAACCTGGCCCAGGATACCCAGCTGTCGATCCGGGGCTTCGGCGCCCGTTCGACGTTCGGCGTGCGGGGGGTGCGGGTGCTGGTCGATGGTGTACCGGCCACGATGCCCGATGGCCAAGGACAGCTGTCGCATGCCAGCCTGCTGGGCGCCGAGCGCATCGAGGTGTTGCGTGGGCCGTTTTCCGCCCTGTATGGCAACTCCTCCGGCGGGGTGCTGCAGGTGCATACCGCGCGCGGCCGCGAGGGCGATCCCTGGCGGCTTCGGATGAACTACGGGGCCGACAACACCTTGAGCGTGGGCGCCCACCTGCGCGGCGTGCAGGGCCCGGTGGATTACAACATCGCGGCCAACCACTTCCGCACGGACGGCTGGCGCGACCATAGCCGCGCGCGCCGCGAATCGTTGAACGCGCGGCTGGGCATGGCCGTTGGCGAGGACCGGCTGGAGCTGCTGGTCAACCATCTGGACGCGCCCGACGCGCAGGATCCGCTCGGCCTGACCCGTGCGCAGGTGGCGGAGGATCCGCGCCAGGCGACCTCGGTGGCCCACCTGTACAACACGCGCAAATCCGTACGCCAGTCGCAGGCCGGACTGGTCTACAGCGGCGAACGCGATGACCACCGCTTCCGCCTGACCGGGTATGCCGGCCAGCGCGAGGTCACCCAGTTCCTGGCCATTCCGCCGGGTCCGCAGGCCAATCCGCTGCATGCCGGCGGGGTCATCGACCTGGACGGTGACTTCGGCGGGCTGGACGCGCGCTGGGGCTGGAACGGTACGTTGGCCGGCCGCGCGCTGGACATCACCGCCGGTGCCAATGTCGATCGCCAGCGGCAGCACCGTACCGGCTACGAGAACTTCGTCGGCAATCAGCTGGGCGTGCGCGGTGCGCTGCGTCGCGACCAGCGCGATACCGTCACCAACGTCGACCAGTTCGTGCAGGCGTGGTGGCAATGGACCGAGCGCTGGTCCGTGCTGGCCGGCGCGCGCCACAGCAGTGTGCGATTCCGATCGGACGACCATTACATCGTCGGCCGCAACCCGGACGACAGCGGCAGCCGGCGCTACCAGGCCACCACGCCGGTGGCGGGCGTGAGCTTCGAGGTAAACCCGCAGTGGCGCCTGCACGCTGCGATGGGTCGTGGCTTTGAAACGCCCACCTTCAACGAGCTGGGTTACCGCAACGACGGCCTGGCCGGGCTGGCCCTGGGCCTGTCTGCTGCCCGCAGCCGCAACCTGGAGATCGGCAGCAAATGGCACGCCCAGAACGGGCAGCAGCTGGAGGTCAGTGTGTTCCGCGCCGACACCGACGACGAACTGGCCGTGGCCAGCAACACCAATGGCCGCAGTACGTATCGCAACATCGGCAGCACCCGGCGGCAGGGCGCAGAGCTGTCGTGGCGTCAGCCCTTGGCACAGGACCTGGAACTGCAGGTGGCCTGGACGTGGCTGCAGGCGCAGGTGCGCAGCAGCTACCTGACCTGCGCCGGCAGTGGCTGCGCCGTGCCCGACACCCCGGTCGAGGCCGGCAGCCGCCTGCCCGGCGTGCCGCGGCAGCAAGCCTTCGCCCGCCTGCAGTGGCAGCCCGCCGCATGGCAGTGGGCCGCCGAAGTCACCGGCAGCAGCGACACGGTGGTGAATGACCTGGCGACTGAACGCGCCCCCGGCTATGCCGTGGTGAACCTGGAGGCTGGCCGCCGTTGGACCCTGCCGGGCGGGGATCTGCGGGTATTCGCACGTGTGGATAACCTGCTGGACCAGCGTTACATCGGCTCGGTCATCGTCAACGACGGCAATGGTCGCTTCTACGAACCCGGCCCGGATCGCCGTGGCAGCCTGGGCCTGCAGTGGTCGTGGCGCTGA